From a region of the Tursiops truncatus isolate mTurTru1 chromosome 13, mTurTru1.mat.Y, whole genome shotgun sequence genome:
- the NOC4L gene encoding nucleolar complex protein 4 homolog produces the protein MEGEAGPGGARRALGRLVEAVLANRGKANAVFDILAVLQSEDQEEVHEAVRACSRLFGALLARGELFVGQLPSEEMVMAGSRGATRKYRVWMRHRYHSCCNRLGELLARSSFRIKELALSTLMKFVQLEGEHPLEKPKWEGNYLFPYQLFKSVVGGLLSPEEDRSLLLCQFREYLEHDDIRYHTMQAAADAVARATDGRPEVPLAFWNNAFTLLSSVSLPRQESAPASFYVKHAELSDKWKVVHLREHRKAFQQMWLGFLKHQLPLRICKKVLVIMHDSILPHLAQPSLMIDFLARACDVGGAVSLLALNGLFILIHKHNLEYPDFYRKLYGLLDPSVFHVKYRARFFHLADLFLSSSHLPAYLVAAFTKRLARLALTAPPEALLTVLPFICNLLRRHPACRVLVHRPRGPELDADPYDPREEDPARSRALESSLWELQALQQHYHPEASKAASAISQALSEAEVSIAPLLELTAFQIFEQDLQKKGPEPVPLEFIPAQGLLGRRGDLCAQHFTLS, from the exons ATGGAAGGGGAAGCCGGCCCTGGGGGCGCGCGCCGGGCGCTGGGCCGCCTGGTGGAGGCGGTGCTGGCAAACCGAGGCAAGGCCAACGCCGTGTTCGACATCCTGGCCGTGCTGCAG TCTGAGGACCAGGAGGAGGTCCACGAAGCGGTGCGTGCATGCAGCCGACTTTTCGGGGCCCTGCTGGCCCGCGGAGAGCTGTTTGTGGGCCAGCTGCCCTCTGAGGAGATGGTCATGGCAG GGTCCCGGGGGGCCACTCGCAAGTACAGGGTGTGGATGCGGCACCGGTACCACAGCTGCTGCAACCGCTTGGGGGAGCTCTTGGCTCGCTCCTCCTTTCGGATCAAG GAGCTGGCCCTCAGCACCCTCATGAAGTTCGTGCAGCTGGAGGGCGAACACCCCCTGGAGAAGCCCAAGTGGGAAGGCAACTATCTGTTCCCCTACCAGCTCTTCAAG TCGGTGGTAGGAGGCCTGCTCTCTCCAGAAGAGGACCGCTCCCTGTTGCTCTGTCAGTTCCGGGAGTACCTGGAACACGACGACATCCGCTACCACACGATGCAGGCCGCGGCGGACGCTGTGGCCCGGGCCACTGATGGGCGCCCTGAG GTGCCCCTCGCTTTTTGGAACAACGCCTTCACGCTGCTGTCCTCCGTGAGCCTGCCCCGCCAGGAGAGCGCCCCCGCCAGCTTCTACGTGAAGCACGCGG AGCTCTCGGACAAGTGGAAGGTCGTTCATCTGAGG GAGCACAGGAAGGCCTTCCAGCAGATGTGGCTCGGCTTCCTCAAGCACcag CTGCCTCTCCGCATCTGCAAGAAGGTGCTGGTGATCATGCATGACTCCATCCTGCCTCACCTGGCGCAGCCCAGCCTCATGATCGACTTCCTCGCCCGCGCCTGTGACGTCG GTGGAGCTGTCAGCCTCCTGGCTTTGAACGGACTTTTCATCCTGATTCATAAGCACAACCT GGAGTACCCTGACTTCTACCGGAAGCTGTATGGCTTGCTCGACCCGTCTGTCTTCCACGTCAAGTACCGGGCGCGCTTCTTCCACCTGGCTGACCTCTTCCTGTCGTCCTC gcaTCTGCCTGCCTACCTGGTGGCTGCCTTCACCAAGCGCCTGGCCCGCCTGGCCCTGACAGCGCCCCCCGAGGCTCTACTCACGGTCCTGCCCTTTATCTGCAACCTGCTGCGCAGACACCCAGCCTGCCGCGTCCTCGTGCACCGCCCCAGGGGCCCTG AGCTGGACGCCGACCCCTATGACCCCCGAGAGGAGGACCCTGCCCGGAGCCGAGCCCTGGAGAGCTCCCTgtgggagctgcag GCCCTCCAGCAGCATTACCACCCCGAGGCGTCCAAGGCCGCCAGCGCCATTAGCCAGGCGCTGTCCGAAGCCGAGGTCAGCATCGCGCCGCTTCTGGAGCTCACCGCCTTCCAG ATATTCGAGCAGGACCTGCAGAAAAAAGGGCCCGAGCCAGTGCCATTGGAGTTCATCCCGGCCCAGGGCCTGCTGGGCCGGCGGGGCGACCTCTGTGCCCAGCACTTCACGCTGAGCTGA
- the DDX51 gene encoding LOW QUALITY PROTEIN: ATP-dependent RNA helicase DDX51 (The sequence of the model RefSeq protein was modified relative to this genomic sequence to represent the inferred CDS: deleted 1 base in 1 codon): MALFHVARYAGPEAAGAEAEADGRARALLERLRCRARERELQKQPPQQEPSEPAEAAQTAQAAGKRRRRPRRTRRRKSGGAPGSPHAPPCKRRKADDEDEDAGAGRASRGGPWDSGPRGADAPPRPRFCRAESSEEAPAGNSVGAEAAGSPEGQGGQPPEEASGPPAHALVLGGFGRSKAPKVQPFLPAWLAEPSCVGKSVTEGLVPIEDIPEVHPDLRKRLRAQGISSYFPVQAAVIPALLESAANGFLVSRGGYRPSDLCVSAPTGSGKTLAFVIPVVQALLRRAVCQVRALVVLPTKELAQQVSKVFSVYTDATPLRVALVTGQKSLAKEQESLVQDTADGFRCLADIVVATPGRLVDHVEQTPGFSLQHLRFLVIDEADRVIDSMHQAWLPRVVAAAFPSEGSRDPFALLQRTQPRAVTAASVCCPQMPLQKLLFSATLTQNPEKLQQLGLYRPRLFSTGSVHGGLRDPDVDVAGDLGGKYTFPAGLTHRYVPCSLRLKPLVVLHLILEMNLSRVLCFTNSRENSHRLFLLVQAFGGVRVADFSSRYGPGARKLILKRFQQGKIQLLISTDATARGIDVQGVQLVVNYDAPQYLRTYVHRVGRTARAGKSGQAFTLLLEVQERRFVRMLREGGVPRLERHDAPSELLQPLVPRYQEALSQLERAIREEQRQKAA, encoded by the exons ATGGCGCTCTTCCACgttgcgcggtacgcgggccccgaGGCGGCCGGGGCGGAGGCCGAGGCGGACGGCCGGGCTCGCGCGCTGCTGGAGCGGCTGCGGTGCCGGGCCCGAGAGCGGGAGCTGCAGAAGCAGCCGCCGCAGCAAGAACCCTCGGAGCCCGCGGAGGCCGCGCAGACCGCTCAGGCGGCGGGGAAGCGGCGACGGCGGCCGCGCAGAACGCGGAGGCGCAAGAGCGGCGGGGCGCCGGGGAGCCCGCACGCACCTCCCTGCAAGCGGCGGAAGGCGGACGACGAGGATGAGGACGCGGGCGCAGGTAGGGCCTCGCGGGGCGGG CCCTGGGACTCGGGACCGCGTGGGGCTGACGCGCCGCCCCGCCCCCGTTTCTGCCGCGCAGAGAGCAGCGAGGAGGCGCCGGCGGGGAACAGCGTGGGCGCCGAAGCCGCGGGGTCGCCGGAGGGCCAGGGCGGACAGCCCCCCGAAGAGGCTTCTGGTCCCCCAGCCCACGCCCTGGTGCTCGGGGGCTTCGGGAGGAGCAAGGCGCCAAAG GTCCAGCCTTTCCTGCCAGCGTGGCTGGCTGAGCCAAGCTGCGTTGGAAAGAGTGTCACCGAAGGTCTGGTGCCTATTGAGGATATCCCGGAAGTCCACCCGGACCTGCGGAAGAGGCTGCGGGCTCAGGGCATCTCGTCCTACTTTCCAG TGCAGGCAGCAGTGATTCCCGCTCTCCTGGAGAGCGCAGCCAACGGGTTTCTGGTAAGCAGAGGCGGTTACCGGCCTAGCGACCTCTGTGTGTCTGCCCCAACGGGCAGTGGGAAGACACTGGCCTTCGTCATCCCCGTGGTGCAG GCCCTGCTACGGCGAGCCGTGTGccaggttcgggccctggttgTGCTGCCGACCAAGGAGCTGGCCCAGCAG GTGAGCAAAGTGTTCAGCGTCTACACAGATGCCACTCCTCTTCGGGTCGCCCTGGTCACCGGGCAGAAGTCGCTGGCCAAGGAGCAGGAGAGTCTCGTGCAGGACAC AGCAGATGGCTTCCGCTGCCTGGCAGACATCGTGGTGGCCACCCCTGGCCGCCTGGTAGACCACGTCGAGCAGACCCCAGGATTCAGCCTCCAGCATCTCCGCTTCCTG gtCATCGATGAGGCCGACCGCGTGATAGACAGCATGCACCAGGCCTGGCTGCCGCGGGTCGTGGCCGCGGCCTTTCCCAGTGAGGGCAGTAGGGATCCCTTTGCTCTGCTCCAGAGAACACAGCCCCGGGCTGTGACTGCAGCCAG CGTCTGCTGCCCCCAGATGCCACTGCAGAAACTACTCTTCTCAGCCACTCTGACCCAGAACCCTGAAAAGCTGCAGCAGCTCGGCCTCTACCGGCCCCGGCTCTTTTCCACGGGGTCGGTGCACGGGGGCCTCAGAGACCCCGACGTGGACGTGGCCGGGGACTTGGGCGGGAAGTATACCTTCCCTGCGGGGCTCACG CATCGCTACGTGCCCTGCAGCCTCCGTCTCAAGCCGTTGGTCGTCCTGCACCTGATCCTGGAGATGAATCTCTCAAGGGTTCTGTGTTTCACCAACTCCCGTGAGAACTCCCACAG GCTCTTTCTGCTAGTCCAGGCTTTTGGGGGCGTGCGCGTGGCCGACTTCTCCTCCCGCTACGGGCCTGGCGCTAGGAAGCTGATCTTGAAGCGCTTTCAGCAGGGGAAGATCCAGCT CCTCATCAGCACCGACGCCACGGCCCGCGGCATCGACGTGCAGGGCGTGCAGCTGGTGGTGAACTACGACGCCCCCCAGTACCTGCGGACCTACGTGCACCG GGTTGGAAGAACCGCCCGCGCCGGAAAATCCGGACAGGCCTTCACGCTGCTCCTCGAGGTGCAG GAGAGGAGGTTCGTCCGGATGCTCAGGGAAGGCGGGGTGCCCAGGCTCGAGCGGCACGACGCCCCCAGTGAGCTCCTGCAGCCGCTGGTCCCACGGTACCAGGAGGCCCTGTCCCAGCTGGAGAGGGCCATCAGG GAGGAGCAGAGGCAGAAGGCAGCCTAG